A window of Maioricimonas rarisocia genomic DNA:
GGCGGCCTGGCTTTGATGCGGGCCAGCGTCAGGTGCGGATGGAACGGCCGACTCTCCCGGACGAATCCCTGCGATTCGAGCTGGTCCTCCAGTTCAGCAGCCAGCTGAATCAGCGGCTCGGCCTCGTCCATTCCGGCCCAGATCACCGACGGACGCCCCGGATGCGGAAAGGCTCCCAACCCCTTCAGCGTGACCTCGAACGCTTCAACGGAAGCCGTCACTTCCTGCAGCGTTCGTCCAATGGCCGCGGTCTGCTCCCGCGGTACATCGCCAAAGAACTTGAGCGTCACGTGGAGGTTGTCGGCCGAGACCGGTTTGACGGCCCGCCCCATCTCACCGAGGGCTTCGAGAACCTCCCGCAATGGGGGCGTGGCCGGGATTTTTGCAGCGATGAAACAGCGAACGTTTTCGGCCATGACGCTCCGTCTCCCCGCGGCTGAAAGGGTTCGTTCAGTTCTGCTTCTTCTTCCAGAGCTGTTTCAGTTCGTCGAATCCCCGCAGCGGCTCGGCACCGCTCTGCTGTTCGGCCGAAAGAGGCGGGGTCGGTGTCCGCTGACCTCCCTTGCGGCGGCCCGATTTCTTTGGTGACCCGCTGGAACCGGAAGGCTTCTGCTGGCGACGCTCCTGCTTTCCGGCAGGAGCCTGCGTGGGGGACTTCTCGGCAGCCGGTGTTCCCGGTCGGACCATCGTCAGCGAAACGCGGTGCCGGTCGACGTCGACGTC
This region includes:
- the thpR gene encoding RNA 2',3'-cyclic phosphodiesterase, which gives rise to MAENVRCFIAAKIPATPPLREVLEALGEMGRAVKPVSADNLHVTLKFFGDVPREQTAAIGRTLQEVTASVEAFEVTLKGLGAFPHPGRPSVIWAGMDEAEPLIQLAAELEDQLESQGFVRESRPFHPHLTLARIKARPPESLRGLLQQCESSEFGAAHIDHVDLYESELRREGPVYTVLARGELEA